One window of the Acaryochloris sp. CCMEE 5410 genome contains the following:
- a CDS encoding lysophospholipid acyltransferase family protein has product MTSVSQQRFYHACRWLLAPWLRRRINLEVIGLEHLPTGAGILVCNHRSNIDPSIVSVAIPRYISWVTAAYMQELPITHWLIQRTGMVLMEVDGPVKPSSFKQALGVLSRGALLGIFPEGERYIFQNDFAAPLADFHRGFAVLALKAQVPIVPMMICPQQEQLTRLTIPPKLQSHIGQSHDLTLIQHIPQYQAVNVVLDKPIFPTSGVRELMTTTRQAMDTLQQQHWGTRHGIGA; this is encoded by the coding sequence ATGACCTCTGTATCCCAACAACGGTTTTATCATGCCTGTCGCTGGCTACTCGCCCCTTGGCTCCGCCGTCGCATTAACTTAGAGGTGATCGGCCTAGAGCATTTACCGACGGGGGCAGGCATTTTGGTGTGCAACCATCGCTCTAATATTGATCCGTCGATTGTCAGCGTGGCGATTCCCCGCTATATCTCCTGGGTGACCGCAGCCTATATGCAGGAGCTTCCCATCACCCATTGGCTCATTCAGCGGACGGGCATGGTACTGATGGAGGTGGACGGTCCGGTGAAGCCCAGTTCTTTTAAACAAGCCCTAGGGGTTCTGTCTCGCGGCGCCTTGCTGGGGATTTTTCCCGAAGGTGAACGCTATATTTTTCAGAATGATTTTGCGGCTCCCCTAGCTGACTTTCATCGGGGCTTTGCCGTTCTCGCGCTGAAAGCCCAAGTTCCGATTGTGCCCATGATGATCTGCCCCCAACAGGAACAGCTAACTCGTCTCACCATTCCCCCCAAACTGCAAAGTCATATCGGCCAATCCCATGATTTAACGCTAATTCAGCATATTCCTCAATACCAAGCGGTCAACGTGGTGTTGGACAAACCCATTTTTCCCACCAGCGGGGTCAGGGAACTGATGACCACCACCCGACAGGCCATGGACACTTTGCAACAGCAGCATTGGGGAACCCGCCATGGGATTGGGGCATGA
- a CDS encoding VWA domain-containing protein: MAESQNHSERNRRWRLILGGGEADGISTEGGLTLDTQDTAMDQTLAALYESQGKRSGGLGSSSPKVARWLGDIRSYFPSSIVRVMQQDALERLNLQQMLLEPEMLAAVEPDVHLVANLLSLNQVMPSKTKETARLVVQRVVEDLLRQLANPMQQAVQGSLNRSIRNRRPRHHEIDWHRTIRANLRHYQPNYRTIIPETRIGFGRKRSALRDIVLCVDQSGSMATSVVYASIFAAVLTSLPAVKTQLVVFDTAIVDLTDLLQDPVDVLFGTQLGGGTDINRALGYCQGLIRRPEETILVLISDLYEGGNREAMLKRVASLVNSGVQMVTLLALSDDGAPYFDHSNAAKFATLGIPAFACTPDKFADLMAAAIQRQDIGQWAAKEEIVTASQ; this comes from the coding sequence ATGGCAGAGTCTCAGAATCATTCCGAACGCAATCGGCGCTGGCGGCTCATCCTTGGGGGAGGTGAGGCAGATGGAATCAGTACAGAGGGTGGGTTAACCCTCGATACCCAAGATACGGCGATGGATCAAACCTTGGCAGCTCTGTACGAGTCCCAGGGAAAACGTTCTGGCGGCTTAGGCAGTTCATCCCCCAAAGTCGCCCGCTGGCTGGGGGATATTCGCAGTTACTTTCCCAGTTCCATTGTCCGCGTGATGCAGCAGGATGCCCTGGAACGGCTGAACTTACAACAGATGCTACTGGAGCCAGAAATGCTAGCGGCAGTCGAACCGGATGTGCATTTAGTGGCCAATCTGCTGTCCCTCAATCAGGTGATGCCCAGCAAAACGAAAGAAACAGCACGCCTCGTAGTACAGCGGGTGGTCGAAGACTTGCTGCGCCAGCTTGCTAACCCCATGCAGCAGGCTGTCCAGGGCAGTTTAAATCGATCGATTCGCAATCGTCGCCCGCGCCATCACGAAATTGACTGGCATCGGACCATTCGGGCTAACCTGCGTCATTATCAACCAAACTATCGCACGATTATTCCTGAAACTCGGATTGGCTTTGGTCGCAAGCGCTCGGCCCTCCGCGATATTGTCCTCTGTGTGGATCAAAGCGGCTCGATGGCCACTTCTGTGGTCTATGCCAGTATCTTTGCGGCAGTCTTAACATCTCTCCCCGCTGTCAAAACCCAGCTGGTCGTTTTCGATACGGCCATCGTCGATTTAACAGATCTGCTGCAAGACCCAGTGGATGTTTTGTTTGGCACTCAACTGGGGGGCGGCACGGATATCAACCGCGCCTTAGGCTATTGCCAAGGCTTAATTCGCAGACCGGAAGAAACGATCCTTGTCCTCATTAGCGATTTGTATGAAGGGGGAAATCGGGAAGCGATGCTCAAGCGGGTTGCCTCTCTCGTCAATTCAGGGGTGCAGATGGTGACCCTATTGGCCCTGAGTGATGATGGTGCCCCTTATTTTGACCATAGCAATGCTGCGAAGTTTGCCACCCTGGGTATTCCTGCCTTTGCTTGCACGCCCGATAAGTTTGCAGACTTAATGGCTGCAGCCATCCAACGCCAAGATATCGGCCAATGGGCCGCCAAAGAAGAGATTGTCACCGCTTCGCAATGA